From Amycolatopsis sp. cg9, one genomic window encodes:
- a CDS encoding AAA family ATPase: protein MREPRLVGRERAMSVLDDLVAGLSRGRGATTGISGAAGTGRTALLSRVLAAAPGASASCVPDGVPFGAVTQLAAALVPPAEFGDLVSACLDERERAAGRLCDAFAGLAAERALVLAVDDLQWADEWSLRWFAEMSGRTGDVPVLLVATAYEPFAEGIPLAPLTPAETATLVRRVLGELPAEVETAVLDVVRGRPAVLHELAAQWATGSEDAGPRWDSVGAGTGRVVTPAGPAERQAAATWSGQHEVTRPAGPHDIAAQPEVAGPAVTSAAPWTAAAGRAVNQPGARWDPVRAAAAGWAVPGGRWDPARVAAAGRAVVSARAARIRRGLPAAALTLLRAMSVSERLDVVAAVGLAEVAAADVPGALSALEASGLVADGRPAEPHLAADVLAELTEPERDGLYRRGAELAHRTGAGALVAAELLRSAPPVGEPWARAVLEEAAEQWSAQGNPVAAAESLRRALTEPAAPAERAALLVRLASAVVRREPDHADRRLVQVLAEPALATLPAAATAADLLLARGDADTVHRLVAEPGRASTVDPTLAALGRLAREEAAADPEMPVPPLPGPDPAGLDTIGPDTARPDAFGPGTAHPATARPGTAGPDTTGPAATHPDTARPDAFGPGTAHPATARPGTAGPDTTGPAAAGSGAVGQGTAAPDTGRPAEATNTTGPAAAGKGEHSAPFGLPRQNQAALDPDTLGTQNPAAAGIAAFRLAVRGEQRGAVLDLAARALVVREEAPLMPRIAACRALLWAGALVDAVEGLTVLVSAARRRDARAAAAQALVHRAAAALRDDRAEEALRDLAAADRELPVRCWHPLAVPVRAAVEITAQLRLGRLEHARHLGAEPLPRGGDHGAAAAFLRHAEAELALAEDDPAAALHAALECGRVLRSRGWVNPMVALWRTTASLALRRLGDHGAAAALAAEELALAERWGTAAALEALRDRGAAGSRRAVPAPRRPADPLPAPRFPVPRPDALSPAERDVAELAARGLANREIARELSIALRTVELRLTKVYRKLGLKGRAALADHWPTRTPGG from the coding sequence GTGCGCGAACCGCGTCTCGTCGGCCGGGAACGCGCGATGAGCGTGCTCGACGACCTGGTCGCGGGACTGTCGCGGGGGCGCGGGGCGACGACGGGGATCTCGGGCGCGGCGGGAACCGGGCGGACGGCGCTGCTGTCACGGGTGCTCGCCGCGGCACCGGGCGCGTCGGCTTCGTGCGTCCCGGACGGAGTCCCGTTCGGAGCGGTGACCCAGCTCGCGGCGGCACTGGTGCCCCCGGCGGAGTTCGGCGACCTGGTGAGCGCGTGCCTCGACGAGCGCGAGCGCGCGGCCGGGCGGCTGTGCGACGCGTTCGCCGGGCTTGCCGCGGAACGGGCGCTGGTGCTGGCCGTCGACGACTTGCAGTGGGCGGACGAGTGGTCGCTGCGGTGGTTCGCGGAGATGTCCGGGCGGACTGGCGACGTGCCGGTGCTGCTGGTCGCGACCGCGTACGAGCCGTTCGCCGAAGGGATTCCGTTGGCACCGCTGACGCCGGCGGAGACGGCGACGCTGGTGCGGCGGGTGCTGGGCGAGCTGCCGGCCGAGGTGGAGACGGCGGTGCTCGACGTCGTCCGGGGGCGCCCGGCGGTGCTGCACGAGCTGGCCGCCCAGTGGGCGACGGGGTCGGAGGATGCGGGCCCGCGGTGGGATTCGGTAGGGGCGGGCACCGGGCGGGTTGTGACTCCGGCGGGGCCGGCCGAGCGCCAGGCGGCGGCCACCTGGTCGGGGCAGCACGAGGTCACCAGGCCTGCGGGGCCGCACGACATCGCCGCACAGCCGGAGGTGGCCGGGCCGGCCGTGACTTCAGCCGCGCCGTGGACCGCGGCTGCCGGGCGAGCGGTGAATCAGCCGGGTGCGCGGTGGGATCCGGTGAGGGCGGCTGCTGCTGGGTGGGCCGTGCCGGGTGGGCGGTGGGATCCGGCGCGGGTGGCGGCTGCCGGGCGGGCGGTGGTCTCGGCGCGGGCGGCCCGGATCCGCCGGGGGCTGCCCGCGGCGGCGCTGACCCTGTTGCGGGCGATGTCGGTTTCGGAGCGGCTGGACGTCGTCGCGGCGGTCGGGCTGGCCGAGGTGGCGGCGGCGGACGTGCCCGGTGCGTTGAGCGCGCTGGAGGCGAGTGGGCTGGTGGCGGACGGGCGTCCGGCGGAGCCGCACCTGGCGGCGGACGTGCTGGCGGAGCTGACCGAGCCGGAACGGGACGGGCTGTACCGGCGGGGCGCGGAACTGGCGCACCGCACCGGAGCGGGTGCGCTGGTCGCGGCGGAGCTGCTGCGCTCCGCACCGCCGGTCGGTGAGCCGTGGGCGCGGGCGGTGCTCGAGGAGGCGGCGGAGCAGTGGTCGGCCCAGGGCAACCCGGTGGCGGCGGCCGAGTCCCTGCGGCGCGCGCTGACCGAGCCCGCCGCCCCGGCCGAGCGAGCGGCGCTGCTGGTCCGCCTGGCTTCGGCGGTCGTCCGCCGCGAACCCGACCACGCCGACCGGCGCCTGGTCCAGGTCCTGGCGGAACCGGCACTGGCCACCCTCCCGGCAGCCGCCACGGCGGCGGACCTCCTCCTGGCTCGCGGCGACGCCGACACCGTGCACCGCCTGGTCGCGGAACCGGGCCGGGCGTCCACTGTGGACCCGACATTGGCCGCCCTGGGCCGGCTCGCCAGGGAGGAAGCCGCGGCCGACCCGGAAATGCCGGTCCCCCCACTGCCCGGCCCCGATCCGGCCGGCCTCGACACCATCGGCCCGGACACAGCTCGCCCGGACGCATTCGGGCCAGGCACAGCCCACCCCGCCACTGCCCGCCCGGGCACAGCCGGACCGGACACGACCGGCCCAGCCGCAACCCACCCGGACACAGCTCGCCCGGACGCATTCGGGCCAGGCACAGCCCACCCCGCCACTGCCCGCCCGGGCACAGCCGGACCGGACACGACCGGCCCAGCCGCGGCCGGTTCGGGTGCAGTCGGCCAGGGCACAGCTGCTCCGGACACAGGCCGCCCAGCCGAAGCCACCAACACGACCGGCCCGGCCGCAGCCGGCAAAGGCGAGCACTCCGCCCCCTTCGGCTTGCCCCGCCAAAACCAGGCAGCACTCGACCCGGACACCCTCGGCACCCAAAACCCCGCCGCCGCCGGGATTGCCGCCTTTCGGCTTGCCGTGCGCGGGGAACAGCGGGGGGCCGTGCTCGACCTCGCCGCTCGTGCTCTCGTCGTGCGAGAAGAGGCGCCGCTCATGCCGCGGATCGCCGCCTGCCGGGCCTTGCTCTGGGCTGGGGCTCTGGTCGATGCCGTCGAGGGGTTGACCGTCCTTGTCTCCGCCGCGCGGCGGCGGGATGCCCGGGCCGCTGCCGCTCAGGCGCTCGTGCACCGGGCTGCCGCCGCGCTGCGGGATGATCGTGCCGAAGAGGCGCTGCGCGATCTCGCTGCCGCTGATCGGGAGCTGCCCGTACGGTGCTGGCACCCCCTTGCCGTGCCCGTGCGGGCCGCCGTCGAAATCACCGCGCAGTTGCGGCTCGGGCGGCTCGAACACGCGCGGCACCTCGGCGCCGAGCCGCTGCCGCGGGGTGGTGACCACGGGGCGGCCGCCGCGTTCCTGCGGCACGCCGAGGCGGAACTCGCCCTCGCCGAAGACGACCCGGCCGCCGCGCTCCACGCGGCCCTCGAGTGCGGCCGCGTCCTGCGCTCGCGCGGGTGGGTCAACCCGATGGTCGCCCTCTGGCGCACGACCGCGAGCCTCGCGCTGCGCCGGCTCGGGGACCACGGGGCCGCCGCCGCGCTGGCCGCCGAAGAGCTGGCCCTCGCCGAACGGTGGGGTACGGCCGCCGCGCTCGAAGCGCTGCGGGACCGGGGCGCCGCCGGGAGCCGACGGGCCGTTCCCGCGCCGCGGCGGCCCGCCGATCCGCTGCCCGCGCCGCGGTTCCCGGTGCCCCGCCCCGACGCGCTCTCCCCGGCCGAACGCGACGTCGCCGAGCTCGCGGCCCGCGGGCTCGCCAACCGCGAGATCGCCCGGGAGCTGTCGATCGCGCTGCGGACCGTCGAACTGCGGCTGACCAAGGTGTACCGCAAGCTCGGGCTCAAGGGCCGGGCGGCGCTCGCCGACCACTGGCCCACCCGGACGCCGGGAGGCTGA
- a CDS encoding AAA family ATPase: protein MRGSRRPDLAGRDWELRVLTDRARAAALGEGQAVLLRGPAGIGKTGLLAAALDELDRTAATVLTVTCADTGSGAYEAVRALFGPLWPRGDAGEAGLLTGSARFALPALVPDRADGTADTYSVMHGLYWLVAGLAARGPVVLAVDDVQWCDETSLRWLGFLLRRAEDLPVLVLMTQRTGSDGPGPAVLAELGTAANCLAVDLAPLAAGAVADVLAAGFGAAPDPEFVRHAVDITGGNPFLLDRVVGALRDRVPPDAGHVGELEELGREAVVRPLLDRLSPDALAVARAIAVLGGEELETIAALAGTRPGPARHAVQALRDGELLEPDRLDYAHDLIRAAALNTAEPAELARLRERAATLLNDSGRSSEEVAVHLLVLDGPPQPWMVTVLREAAAAAESRGAPAAAARYLEQVLRAHADDVAVLVHLSRVLGQTDPAGSLRHLERALGLVADPRRRVPIVMQYVMVSLGAQNSRRSYALATEVADALDAVAGPDPSPADRALRMVGQSALLLSGLDEKATVAQVGARLRDVVPPPGDTAEERELLGMLSSLGTLQGRPAAEVVAQAAQVLRIGDVAPGGWAVLGAVLTLYLADRPEPALAALGGVLDHAQRRGQGWTYVLGATTRALVHQFCGNLTDALADAQYSFDVITQERWAPGTAMPQTVLGSLLVRQGDPAGAEAALAAIVRPRLEHFTLEYHWYLIAKARARAASGAAEGALAVLRKCGESLAGNGIGNPVLAPWWYESAELLAGLGRTAEGEAVLDGVEPAVRRWGTNRALGMLETSRGVLAAGDAAIERLRDAAELLADSPAKIEQAKAEYHLGRRLLARGDAEGARERLRRSIDLSVLSRDKQQLGLSLPALAEAGGRMRHGTDSPSDALSGSERRVAERAAEGATNREIAESLFITQRTVEVHLTSVYRKLGIGGRAELAEALRDH from the coding sequence GTGCGGGGATCACGACGGCCGGATCTGGCGGGCCGGGACTGGGAACTGCGGGTGCTCACCGACCGGGCGCGCGCCGCCGCCCTCGGCGAAGGGCAGGCGGTGCTGCTGCGCGGGCCCGCCGGGATCGGGAAGACCGGGCTGCTCGCCGCCGCGCTCGACGAGCTGGACCGGACCGCCGCCACCGTGCTCACCGTGACCTGCGCCGACACCGGCTCCGGGGCCTACGAAGCGGTCCGGGCGCTGTTCGGTCCACTGTGGCCGCGCGGCGACGCCGGCGAGGCCGGCCTGCTCACCGGCAGCGCCCGGTTCGCCCTGCCCGCGCTCGTCCCGGACCGCGCCGACGGCACCGCCGACACCTACTCGGTCATGCACGGCCTCTACTGGCTGGTGGCCGGCCTGGCCGCCCGCGGCCCGGTCGTCCTCGCGGTCGACGACGTCCAGTGGTGCGACGAGACTTCCCTGCGGTGGCTCGGCTTCCTGCTGCGCCGGGCCGAAGACCTGCCGGTGCTGGTGCTGATGACCCAGCGCACCGGGTCCGACGGGCCGGGCCCGGCGGTGCTCGCCGAGCTCGGCACGGCCGCGAACTGCCTCGCGGTCGACCTCGCGCCGCTGGCCGCCGGCGCGGTCGCCGACGTCCTGGCGGCCGGGTTCGGCGCGGCCCCGGACCCCGAGTTCGTCCGCCACGCGGTCGACATCACCGGTGGCAACCCGTTCCTGCTCGACCGCGTGGTCGGCGCGCTGCGCGACCGCGTGCCGCCGGACGCCGGGCACGTCGGCGAACTCGAGGAGCTCGGCCGGGAAGCCGTGGTCCGCCCGCTGCTGGACCGGCTGTCCCCGGACGCGCTGGCCGTCGCGCGCGCGATCGCGGTGCTGGGCGGTGAAGAGCTGGAGACGATCGCCGCGCTCGCCGGCACCCGGCCCGGGCCGGCGCGCCACGCCGTGCAGGCGCTGCGCGACGGCGAGCTGCTCGAACCGGACCGGCTGGACTACGCCCACGACCTGATCCGCGCGGCGGCGCTGAACACCGCGGAGCCGGCCGAGCTGGCCCGGCTGCGCGAGCGCGCGGCCACGCTGCTCAACGACAGCGGCCGCTCCAGCGAGGAGGTCGCCGTCCACCTGCTGGTGCTCGACGGGCCGCCGCAGCCGTGGATGGTCACCGTGCTGCGGGAAGCGGCCGCGGCGGCCGAGAGCCGGGGCGCCCCCGCGGCGGCCGCGCGGTACCTGGAGCAGGTGCTGCGGGCCCACGCCGACGACGTCGCCGTGCTCGTCCACCTGTCCCGGGTGCTCGGGCAGACCGACCCGGCGGGGTCGCTGCGGCACCTGGAGCGCGCACTCGGGCTCGTGGCCGACCCGCGGCGGCGGGTGCCGATCGTCATGCAGTACGTCATGGTTTCGCTGGGCGCGCAGAACTCCCGGCGGTCCTACGCGCTGGCGACGGAGGTGGCCGACGCGCTGGACGCGGTGGCCGGTCCCGACCCCTCCCCCGCCGACCGGGCGCTGCGGATGGTCGGCCAGTCGGCGCTGCTGCTGTCCGGGCTGGACGAGAAAGCCACGGTCGCCCAGGTCGGGGCGAGGCTGCGCGACGTCGTCCCGCCGCCGGGCGACACCGCCGAGGAGCGCGAGCTGCTCGGCATGCTCTCGTCGCTGGGCACGCTGCAGGGCCGTCCCGCCGCCGAAGTCGTCGCCCAGGCCGCCCAGGTGCTGCGCATCGGCGACGTCGCCCCGGGCGGCTGGGCCGTGCTCGGCGCCGTGCTCACCCTCTACCTCGCCGACCGGCCCGAGCCCGCGCTGGCGGCGCTCGGCGGCGTGCTCGACCACGCGCAGCGCCGCGGCCAGGGGTGGACCTACGTCCTCGGCGCGACCACGCGCGCGCTCGTCCACCAGTTCTGCGGCAACCTCACCGACGCGCTGGCGGACGCGCAGTACTCGTTCGACGTCATCACGCAGGAGCGCTGGGCACCCGGCACGGCGATGCCGCAGACCGTGCTGGGCTCGCTGCTGGTGCGCCAGGGCGACCCGGCCGGGGCGGAGGCGGCGCTGGCCGCGATCGTGCGGCCCCGGCTCGAGCACTTCACGCTCGAGTACCACTGGTACCTGATCGCGAAGGCCCGCGCCCGGGCCGCCTCCGGTGCTGCCGAAGGCGCGCTCGCCGTGCTGCGCAAATGCGGGGAAAGCCTGGCGGGCAACGGGATCGGCAACCCCGTGCTGGCGCCGTGGTGGTACGAGTCGGCGGAGCTGCTGGCCGGGCTCGGCCGGACCGCCGAGGGCGAGGCGGTGCTCGACGGCGTCGAACCCGCGGTCCGCCGCTGGGGCACCAACCGGGCGCTGGGCATGCTCGAGACGTCGCGCGGGGTGCTCGCCGCCGGCGACGCGGCGATCGAGCGGCTGCGCGACGCGGCCGAGCTCCTGGCGGATTCGCCCGCGAAGATCGAGCAGGCGAAGGCCGAATACCACCTCGGCAGGCGGCTGCTGGCGCGCGGCGACGCCGAGGGCGCGCGGGAACGGCTGCGCCGGTCGATCGACCTTTCCGTGCTGAGCCGGGACAAGCAGCAGCTCGGGCTTTCGCTGCCGGCGCTGGCCGAGGCGGGCGGCCGGATGCGCCACGGCACCGATTCGCCGTCGGACGCCTTGAGCGGCAGCGAGCGGCGGGTGGCCGAGCGGGCCGCGGAGGGCGCGACCAACCGGGAGATCGCCGAGTCGTTGTTCATCACCCAGCGCACGGTCGAGGTGCACCTGACGAGCGTCTACCGGAAGCTCGGCATCGGCGGCCGCGCCGAACTGGCGGAAGCGTTGCGCGACCACTGA
- a CDS encoding PTS sugar transporter subunit IIA, giving the protein MTNEKALPLSVRSVELGVRAATRWEALAHIGNSLEGSGSVHTGYRDSLHARERRASTYLGHGIAVPHALHVHDYLLVNPGLAFTRFTVPVPWDGERVSLCIAIAASAAEHVEILCRLTALLVHPTHLDVLRASEDPGEITRILREA; this is encoded by the coding sequence GTGACGAACGAAAAAGCGCTGCCCTTGTCCGTGCGCTCGGTGGAGCTCGGCGTCCGGGCGGCCACCCGCTGGGAAGCCTTGGCGCACATCGGGAATTCCCTCGAAGGCTCCGGCTCCGTCCACACGGGATACCGTGACTCGCTGCACGCGCGGGAACGCCGTGCGTCGACCTACCTCGGGCACGGGATCGCCGTTCCGCACGCTTTGCACGTCCACGACTACCTGCTGGTGAATCCGGGGCTGGCGTTCACCCGGTTCACCGTTCCCGTGCCGTGGGACGGCGAACGGGTTTCGCTGTGCATCGCGATCGCCGCGTCGGCCGCCGAGCACGTAGAAATCCTCTGCCGGCTCACCGCGCTGCTCGTCCACCCGACGCACCTGGACGTCCTGCGCGCGTCGGAGGATCCGGGGGAAATCACCCGGATCCTCCGGGAAGCGTGA
- the fbaA gene encoding class II fructose-bisphosphate aldolase, with amino-acid sequence MPIATPEVYREMLDRAKDGEFAYPAINVTSSETVNAAIRGFAEAESDGIIQFSTGGAEFASGQKVKDMVTGATALAEFAQVVAARYDVNVALHTDHCPKDKLDGFVRPLIEISAERVKNGQNPLFQSHMWDGSAIDLDENLEIATELLAKTAAAHIILEVEIGVVGGEEDGVEAEINEKLYTAEGDFLKTIDALGAGEKGRYLLAATFGNVHGVYKPGNVKLRPDVLKGGQEAAAKKLGLDAGSKPFELVFHGGSGSLPEEIREAVSYGVVKMNVDTDTQYAFTRPIVDHFFKNYDGVLKIDGEVGNKKVYDPRSYLKAAETGMAARIVEACEALGSAGTRLK; translated from the coding sequence ATGCCCATCGCCACCCCCGAGGTCTACCGCGAGATGCTCGACCGCGCCAAGGATGGCGAGTTCGCCTACCCCGCCATCAACGTGACCTCGTCCGAGACCGTGAACGCCGCCATCCGCGGGTTCGCCGAGGCGGAGAGCGACGGCATCATCCAGTTCTCCACCGGCGGCGCCGAATTCGCCTCCGGCCAGAAGGTCAAGGACATGGTCACCGGCGCGACCGCGCTGGCCGAGTTCGCCCAGGTCGTCGCCGCGCGCTACGACGTCAACGTCGCGCTGCACACCGACCACTGCCCCAAGGACAAGCTCGACGGCTTCGTCCGCCCGCTCATCGAGATCTCCGCCGAGCGCGTCAAGAACGGCCAGAACCCGCTCTTCCAGTCCCACATGTGGGACGGCTCCGCCATCGACCTCGACGAAAACCTCGAGATCGCCACCGAGCTGCTGGCCAAGACCGCGGCCGCGCACATCATCCTCGAGGTCGAGATCGGCGTCGTCGGCGGCGAAGAAGACGGCGTCGAAGCCGAAATCAACGAAAAGCTCTACACCGCCGAAGGCGACTTCCTCAAGACCATCGACGCCCTCGGCGCCGGGGAGAAGGGCCGCTACCTGCTCGCGGCGACCTTCGGCAACGTCCACGGCGTGTACAAGCCGGGCAACGTCAAGCTCCGCCCCGACGTGCTCAAGGGCGGCCAGGAAGCCGCGGCGAAGAAGCTCGGCCTCGACGCCGGGTCGAAGCCGTTCGAGCTGGTCTTCCACGGCGGCTCCGGCTCGCTGCCGGAGGAAATCCGCGAAGCGGTGTCCTACGGCGTGGTGAAGATGAACGTCGACACCGACACCCAGTACGCGTTCACCCGCCCGATCGTGGACCACTTCTTCAAGAACTACGACGGCGTCCTGAAGATCGACGGCGAGGTCGGCAACAAGAAGGTCTACGACCCCCGCTCGTACCTCAAGGCCGCCGAGACCGGCATGGCGGCCCGGATCGTCGAAGCCTGCGAAGCGCTCGGGTCGGCCGGCACCCGGCTGAAGTAA
- the eno gene encoding phosphopyruvate hydratase translates to MTAIVQVTGREILDSRGNPTVEVDVELADGSFGRAAVPSGASTGTREAVELRDGDPGRFLGKGVRKAVAAVNGEVAAAVVGLDSRSQVEVDRVLCELDGTPNKARLGANAILGVSLAVAKAAAQAHVLPLYRHLGGEGTYRLPTPMMNIVNGGAHADNGIDFQEFMIAPVGASSFAEAVRVGAEVFHTLRGILREAGHNTNVGDEGGFAPQLDTAEQALDFVVRAIERAGYVPGDDVALMLDLAASEFYEDGVYHYRGEGVKRSASEHAGYLRDLVARYPIASIEDAMAEDDLAGWQLVTRALGEEIQLVGDDVFCTNVALLSEGIEQGVANAILVKVNQIGTLTETLDAVEVASRAGYGVVLSHRSGETEDTTIADLSVAVDCGQIKTGSLSRADRTAKYNQLLRIEEDLGEAAEYAGRAPLIRRR, encoded by the coding sequence ATGACTGCCATCGTCCAAGTCACCGGCCGGGAGATCCTGGACAGCCGCGGCAACCCGACCGTCGAGGTCGACGTCGAGCTGGCCGACGGGTCGTTCGGGCGTGCGGCGGTGCCCTCGGGGGCGTCGACGGGCACGCGCGAGGCCGTCGAGCTGCGGGACGGCGATCCGGGCCGGTTCCTGGGCAAGGGGGTCCGGAAGGCCGTCGCCGCGGTGAACGGCGAGGTGGCCGCGGCGGTCGTGGGTCTCGACTCGCGGTCGCAGGTCGAGGTGGACCGGGTGCTGTGCGAGCTGGACGGCACGCCGAACAAGGCGCGCCTCGGCGCGAACGCGATCCTCGGGGTGTCGCTGGCGGTGGCGAAGGCGGCCGCGCAGGCGCACGTGCTGCCGCTGTACCGCCACCTGGGCGGCGAGGGCACGTACCGGCTGCCGACGCCGATGATGAACATCGTCAACGGCGGTGCGCACGCCGACAACGGCATCGACTTCCAGGAGTTCATGATCGCGCCGGTCGGCGCGTCCAGCTTCGCCGAAGCGGTCCGGGTCGGGGCCGAGGTCTTCCACACGCTGCGGGGGATCCTGCGCGAAGCGGGCCACAACACGAACGTCGGGGACGAGGGCGGCTTCGCGCCCCAGCTCGACACGGCCGAGCAGGCGCTGGACTTCGTGGTGCGGGCGATCGAGCGGGCCGGGTACGTGCCCGGCGACGACGTGGCGCTGATGCTGGACCTGGCGGCTTCGGAGTTCTACGAGGACGGGGTCTACCACTACCGCGGCGAAGGCGTGAAGCGCTCGGCGTCCGAGCACGCCGGCTACCTGCGCGACCTGGTCGCCCGGTACCCGATCGCGTCCATCGAGGACGCCATGGCGGAGGACGACCTGGCCGGGTGGCAGCTGGTGACCCGGGCGCTGGGGGAGGAGATCCAGCTCGTCGGCGACGACGTCTTCTGCACCAACGTGGCGCTGCTGTCCGAGGGGATCGAGCAGGGCGTGGCCAACGCGATCCTGGTCAAGGTCAACCAGATCGGCACGCTGACCGAGACGCTCGACGCGGTCGAAGTGGCCTCGCGCGCCGGGTACGGCGTCGTGCTGTCGCACCGGTCGGGTGAGACCGAGGACACGACGATCGCCGACCTGTCGGTCGCGGTGGACTGCGGCCAGATCAAGACGGGCTCGCTTTCCCGGGCCGACCGCACGGCGAAGTACAACCAGCTGCTGCGGATCGAGGAGGACCTGGGCGAGGCGGCGGAGTACGCGGGCCGCGCGCCGCTGATCCGGAGGCGCTGA
- a CDS encoding MerR family transcriptional regulator produces the protein MAELSAETGVPVATVKYYLREGLLPAGRRVGPNQAQYTPEHVKRLRLVCALREIGGLSLAEVADVLGALDAGRAARVVLGVAQDGRVTVRPVSPPARAWALGRVGELLGAPADDTDPAVANLVTVLAVCHGLGHDAVSGKLAEYAALAREVAAVDAALIDDVGPARRPAETALITTLLGERLFAGLRHFALVDALGTAPAEA, from the coding sequence ATGGCCGAGCTCAGCGCGGAAACCGGTGTTCCGGTCGCGACCGTCAAGTACTACCTGCGCGAGGGCCTGCTGCCCGCGGGCCGCCGGGTCGGGCCCAACCAGGCGCAGTACACCCCCGAGCACGTCAAGCGGCTGCGGCTCGTCTGCGCGTTGCGCGAGATCGGCGGGCTTTCCCTGGCCGAGGTGGCCGACGTGCTCGGGGCGCTCGACGCCGGCCGCGCGGCGCGGGTCGTGCTCGGCGTCGCGCAGGACGGCCGGGTCACCGTCCGGCCGGTTTCCCCGCCGGCGCGGGCGTGGGCGCTCGGACGCGTCGGCGAACTGCTCGGCGCGCCGGCGGACGACACCGATCCCGCCGTGGCGAACCTGGTCACCGTGCTGGCCGTCTGCCACGGCCTCGGGCACGACGCCGTCTCCGGGAAGCTCGCCGAGTACGCCGCCCTCGCCCGCGAGGTCGCCGCCGTCGACGCGGCCCTGATCGACGACGTCGGCCCGGCCCGGCGCCCCGCCGAGACCGCGCTCATCACCACCCTGCTCGGCGAACGGCTCTTCGCCGGGCTGCGGCACTTCGCGCTCGTCGACGCGCTGGGCACGGCCCCGGCCGAAGCCTGA
- a CDS encoding alpha/beta hydrolase: MTTTYVLVHGAWHTGQCWARVVPRLAASGRRVFTPTLTGYGETAHLLGPDVGLGTHTADVVRLLVEADLHDVVLVGHSYAGLVISAVANQVPERVARLVYLDAMVPTDGENALDVMPVTRSMLGNGWRVPPLPELPAPFGLFGVTDPGDVAWVRTMLSDQSLRCLEEPVAMDNPALAAIPRTHIHCTVKPEGFDRRPVPAVQPNGEPADVRELAAGHDCMITEPAGLAALLLDVGERAGSLRA, encoded by the coding sequence ATGACGACGACGTACGTGCTGGTCCACGGTGCCTGGCACACCGGGCAGTGCTGGGCGCGGGTGGTGCCGCGGCTGGCGGCGAGCGGGCGCCGGGTCTTCACCCCGACGCTGACCGGCTACGGCGAGACCGCGCACCTGCTCGGCCCGGACGTCGGGCTCGGTACGCACACCGCCGACGTCGTGCGGCTGCTGGTCGAGGCCGATCTGCACGACGTCGTCCTGGTCGGGCACAGCTACGCCGGGCTGGTGATCTCCGCCGTGGCCAACCAGGTGCCCGAGCGCGTCGCGCGGCTGGTCTACCTCGACGCGATGGTGCCCACCGACGGGGAGAACGCCCTCGACGTCATGCCGGTCACCCGCAGCATGCTCGGGAACGGCTGGCGCGTGCCGCCGCTGCCCGAGCTGCCCGCGCCGTTCGGGCTGTTCGGCGTGACCGATCCCGGGGACGTGGCCTGGGTGCGGACCATGTTGTCCGACCAGTCGCTGCGCTGCCTCGAAGAGCCGGTGGCCATGGACAACCCGGCCCTCGCCGCGATCCCGCGCACCCACATCCACTGCACCGTCAAGCCCGAGGGGTTCGACCGGCGTCCGGTGCCCGCCGTGCAGCCGAACGGCGAGCCCGCGGACGTGCGGGAGCTGGCCGCCGGCCACGACTGCATGATCACCGAGCCGGCGGGGCTCGCCGCGCTGCTGCTGGACGTCGGGGAGCGGGCCGGTAGCCTGCGGGCGTGA
- a CDS encoding TetR/AcrR family transcriptional regulator, translated as MKRADARRNAENVLEAAAAVFVTSGVEAPIREIAARAGVGTATIYRHYPTRADLILAVYRLQVESLAEAGPALLASEPGPHRALAAWIDRFVGFVITKQGLASVLQSDEPCYDPLHAYFLERLGPVCAQLLDAAADAGEIAPGQDPYELMRGVGSLCAGAGAAYDPRHLVRLLVNGLRRA; from the coding sequence GTGAAGCGTGCCGACGCGCGGCGCAACGCCGAGAACGTCCTGGAAGCCGCCGCCGCGGTGTTCGTGACCTCCGGTGTCGAAGCGCCGATCCGGGAGATCGCCGCCCGGGCCGGGGTCGGGACGGCGACCATCTACCGCCACTACCCGACCCGCGCGGACCTGATCCTCGCGGTGTACCGGCTGCAGGTGGAGTCGCTGGCCGAGGCCGGCCCGGCGCTGCTCGCGAGCGAACCGGGGCCGCACCGGGCGCTCGCGGCGTGGATCGACCGGTTCGTCGGCTTCGTCATCACCAAGCAGGGCCTCGCGTCGGTGCTGCAGTCCGACGAACCGTGCTACGACCCGCTCCACGCCTACTTCCTGGAGCGCCTCGGCCCGGTGTGCGCGCAGCTGCTGGACGCGGCCGCGGACGCCGGCGAGATCGCCCCCGGCCAGGACCCGTACGAGCTGATGCGCGGCGTCGGCAGCCTGTGCGCCGGCGCGGGCGCCGCCTACGACCCACGTCACCTCGTGCGGCTCCTGGTCAACGGGCTCCGGCGCGCCTGA